From the genome of Flavobacterium ovatum, one region includes:
- a CDS encoding FAD-linked oxidase C-terminal domain-containing protein, which yields MSSKSKFDSLSKKLDGTLLYDELHKILYSTDASAYKLTPEAVALPKSVDDIVKIMCFAKDNQLSITPRTAGTSLAGQTVGNGIIVDVSKHFTKIVSFDKEKKTVTVQPGVIRDELNIFLKPHGLFFGPNTSTSNRCMIGGMVGNNSSGTTSIRYGVTRDKIIEIKAVLSDGSKVVFTDLTSAEFIEKTKGDTLENQIYRKLYEELAVKATQDEIIKEFPKPEIHRRNTGYAVDILLKSDLFGGTEPTINVGKLLCGSEGTLGFTTEVTLKVDVLPPSNNVMVVAHFHTIQESLEAVVVAMKHHLYTCEMMDDTILDCTKTNREQAKNRFFIVGEPKAVMMLEVGSYESMEDAQQQADALVTDLEKNNFGYALPKIYGTDIDKINELRKAGLGLLGSIVGDNKAADSIEDTAVELSDLPNYIADFSAMMERHGQSAIYYAHAGAGEIHLRPVLNLKTKEGIYQFRNIATEVAVLVKKYRGSLSGEHGDGIVRGEFLPFMIGEQNYELLKRIKLAFDPYSVLNMGKIVNALKMDENLRFEPGRVEPEIQTIQDFSDSMGVLRAAEKCNGSGDCRKLPSAGGTLCPSYRATRNEKDTTRARANALRDYLTNSEKSNKFDHEELYQVFDLCVSCKACASECPSNVDIASLKAEFLFQYQKANGFSLRSRIFANNAKLNHLGSGFPSFTNWVSNLSIVKSMMGIAQKREVPHLAKITFRDWYEKQKESVIQDTLINNKVYLFCDEFTNYYDVSVGIDAFELLTTLGYEVVILNHEESGRAYLSKGFLEEAKEIANINIEIFADVITDKAPLIGIEPSAILSFRDEYLRLAVDKPKAEKLAKNVFTIEEFFKNEITKGNIKAEQFSDQAKEIKIHGHCHQKALSTVEATFAMLNIPKNNTVTIYNSGCCGMAGSFGYEKEHYDISMQMGEDTLFPKIRSTAETTEIAAAGTSCRHQIFDGTSRKAQHPVSILRGCLK from the coding sequence ATGTCTTCGAAATCTAAATTTGACTCTCTATCTAAAAAGTTAGACGGAACACTTCTATACGATGAACTTCATAAAATACTATATTCCACAGATGCTTCGGCCTATAAGTTAACACCCGAGGCAGTTGCTTTGCCAAAATCGGTGGACGATATTGTGAAAATAATGTGTTTTGCTAAGGATAATCAGTTGTCGATTACACCTAGAACAGCGGGAACTTCGCTTGCTGGACAAACGGTAGGAAACGGAATTATAGTCGATGTTTCCAAGCATTTTACTAAAATTGTGTCTTTCGATAAAGAAAAGAAAACAGTAACCGTGCAACCAGGAGTGATTCGAGACGAACTGAATATCTTCCTGAAACCACACGGATTGTTTTTTGGACCCAATACTTCAACATCCAATCGTTGCATGATTGGCGGAATGGTAGGGAACAACTCTTCGGGAACAACTTCGATTCGTTATGGGGTGACGCGTGATAAAATTATAGAAATAAAAGCCGTTTTGAGTGATGGTTCGAAAGTAGTTTTTACCGATTTAACTTCAGCTGAGTTTATCGAAAAAACCAAAGGCGATACCTTAGAAAATCAGATTTACAGAAAATTATACGAAGAGTTAGCCGTTAAAGCAACTCAAGACGAAATCATAAAAGAATTTCCGAAACCAGAAATTCATAGAAGAAATACCGGTTATGCCGTAGATATTTTATTAAAATCCGATTTGTTTGGCGGAACAGAACCGACCATAAACGTTGGGAAATTGTTGTGCGGAAGCGAAGGTACATTAGGATTTACAACCGAAGTAACTTTGAAAGTAGATGTTTTACCTCCTTCTAATAACGTGATGGTGGTGGCACATTTTCATACGATTCAAGAAAGTTTAGAAGCCGTTGTAGTTGCTATGAAACATCATTTGTACACTTGCGAAATGATGGACGACACGATTCTAGATTGTACCAAAACGAATAGGGAACAAGCTAAAAACCGATTTTTTATCGTGGGCGAACCCAAAGCCGTTATGATGCTTGAAGTAGGTTCGTACGAAAGCATGGAAGATGCACAACAACAAGCCGATGCCTTGGTAACCGATTTGGAGAAAAACAATTTTGGCTATGCCTTACCAAAAATATATGGAACCGATATTGACAAAATCAACGAACTTCGCAAAGCTGGTTTGGGGCTTTTGGGTAGTATTGTAGGAGACAACAAAGCAGCCGATTCTATCGAAGATACCGCAGTTGAACTGAGTGATTTACCCAATTATATTGCCGATTTTTCAGCCATGATGGAGCGTCACGGACAAAGTGCGATTTATTACGCTCACGCGGGAGCAGGAGAAATTCACTTGCGCCCCGTTTTGAATTTAAAAACAAAAGAAGGTATTTACCAATTTAGAAACATTGCAACCGAAGTAGCCGTTTTGGTCAAAAAGTACAGAGGTTCGTTGAGTGGAGAACATGGTGACGGAATCGTACGTGGCGAGTTCTTACCGTTTATGATTGGGGAACAAAACTACGAATTGCTCAAACGCATCAAATTGGCTTTCGACCCATATTCGGTTTTGAATATGGGGAAAATTGTCAATGCCTTAAAAATGGATGAAAACCTCCGTTTTGAACCCGGAAGAGTAGAACCAGAGATACAGACAATTCAGGATTTCTCAGATAGTATGGGAGTTTTACGTGCCGCCGAAAAGTGTAATGGTTCTGGCGATTGCCGCAAATTACCATCGGCAGGAGGGACACTTTGCCCAAGTTACCGCGCCACCCGAAATGAAAAAGATACCACCCGCGCCCGCGCCAATGCCTTAAGGGATTATTTGACCAATTCTGAAAAAAGCAATAAATTCGATCACGAAGAGCTCTATCAAGTATTTGATTTGTGCGTAAGCTGTAAGGCTTGTGCCAGCGAATGTCCGAGTAATGTCGATATCGCCTCCCTAAAAGCCGAGTTCTTATTCCAATACCAAAAAGCCAATGGGTTTTCGCTTCGTTCCCGAATTTTCGCTAACAATGCGAAGCTGAATCACCTTGGAAGCGGTTTTCCGTCATTTACCAATTGGGTTTCCAATTTGTCTATAGTCAAGAGCATGATGGGTATAGCACAAAAACGAGAAGTCCCTCACTTGGCTAAAATCACTTTTAGAGATTGGTATGAAAAGCAAAAAGAATCGGTGATTCAGGATACTTTAATCAACAATAAGGTCTATTTATTTTGCGATGAATTCACCAATTATTATGATGTTTCGGTAGGAATCGATGCATTCGAATTGTTGACGACGCTTGGATACGAAGTCGTAATTCTCAATCATGAAGAAAGTGGTAGAGCTTATTTATCGAAAGGTTTTCTAGAAGAAGCTAAAGAAATAGCCAACATCAATATCGAAATATTCGCAGACGTAATCACAGACAAAGCGCCACTTATCGGGATCGAGCCTTCAGCAATTTTATCGTTCAGAGATGAATACCTACGCTTGGCGGTGGACAAGCCAAAAGCCGAAAAATTGGCCAAAAATGTATTTACCATCGAAGAATTTTTCAAAAACGAAATAACAAAAGGCAACATCAAAGCCGAACAATTCTCAGACCAAGCCAAAGAAATAAAAATCCACGGCCATTGCCACCAAAAAGCATTGAGCACCGTAGAAGCAACTTTCGCCATGCTGAATATCCCCAAAAATAATACCGTGACCATTTACAATTCCGGTTGTTGCGGAATGGCAGGTTCTTTTGGATACGAAAAAGAGCATTACGACATCAGTATGCAAATGGGTGAAGACACCCTGTTTCCGAAAATTCGTTCCACAGCCGAAACCACCGAAATCGCCGCCGCAGGAACCAGTTGCCGCCACCAAATTTTTGACGGAACGAGTAGAAAGGCACAACATCCGGTGAGTATTTTGAGAGGGTGTTTGAAGTAG
- a CDS encoding uracil-DNA glycosylase family protein, protein MKVLLEQIRACTVCEKFLPLGPNPIVAASSKSKIIIIGQAPGRIVHNTGIPWNDKSGDNLRNWLGVDKATFYNPDIFALIPMGFCYPGTGKSGDLLPRPECAPLWHEKLLESMPNVKMILLVGKTAQNYYLHTKINLTTTVQQFENYLPKYFPLPHPSPRNNIWQAKNKWFGQKVVPHLKSKITSIITG, encoded by the coding sequence ATGAAGGTACTTTTGGAACAAATAAGAGCGTGTACAGTATGTGAAAAATTCCTTCCACTGGGTCCTAATCCAATTGTTGCGGCTAGTTCTAAAAGTAAAATTATAATCATAGGTCAAGCGCCGGGAAGAATCGTACATAATACAGGTATTCCGTGGAATGATAAAAGTGGCGACAACTTACGAAACTGGTTAGGCGTTGATAAAGCTACTTTTTATAATCCTGATATTTTTGCTTTGATTCCCATGGGATTTTGTTATCCTGGAACTGGAAAATCTGGAGATTTGCTACCAAGACCTGAATGTGCACCGCTTTGGCACGAGAAGTTATTGGAATCCATGCCAAATGTAAAAATGATTTTGTTGGTTGGTAAAACGGCTCAAAACTATTATTTGCATACAAAAATCAATTTGACCACTACAGTACAGCAATTCGAAAACTATTTGCCTAAATACTTTCCCTTACCACATCCTTCGCCAAGAAATAATATTTGGCAAGCAAAAAATAAATGGTTTGGACAGAAAGTAGTTCCTCACCTGAAAAGTAAAATTACAAGTATTATTACAGGCTAA
- a CDS encoding DUF4010 domain-containing protein, producing MVNYTEILSLFPKELINFVLVVLFSLIIGLEQRRHFAKSSMESIFGTDRTYTLFGILGFVLYTISPTTLIPFMGGGLIIGLLLAIFYYNKIALKNTYGVTSIIVALITYCLTPIIYTQPAWFTILLVVTVLVLVEMKETLFKFSESMNANEFITLAKFLVIAGVILPLFPDEPISEIITISPYKFWLAIVAVSAISYLSYLLKKFVFPNSGIVLTGILGGLYSSTATTFILARKSKELDEDYKISAAIILATTMMFIRIFILALLFNKAIALILAPSFAVFTIASTIIALYYLRLDKIKNKDNKKSYSIESNSNPLEIKTAFIFGVLFIVFAMLTGYVNTNYGTEGIKILSFVVGVTDIDPFIINIFQGKWNISNGVIAMAVINAVTSNNLLKMIYGISLSKKTIRKPLLIGFSILVVIGLLTSIVYLNF from the coding sequence ATGGTAAACTACACCGAAATATTAAGCCTATTCCCTAAGGAACTAATCAATTTTGTACTTGTTGTCCTTTTCTCTTTAATAATCGGTTTAGAGCAACGCAGACATTTTGCAAAATCATCAATGGAAAGTATTTTTGGTACGGATAGAACTTATACTCTTTTTGGAATTTTAGGCTTTGTTTTATATACCATTAGTCCCACAACGCTCATTCCATTTATGGGTGGTGGACTCATAATCGGATTACTATTAGCTATTTTTTATTATAATAAAATAGCCCTTAAAAACACTTATGGAGTTACCTCAATTATAGTCGCACTTATCACCTACTGCCTGACTCCTATCATCTATACACAACCTGCTTGGTTTACCATTTTATTGGTAGTCACCGTTCTGGTTTTGGTAGAAATGAAGGAAACACTCTTTAAATTTTCCGAAAGTATGAATGCGAATGAGTTCATTACCCTGGCAAAATTTCTTGTAATTGCTGGTGTGATACTTCCGCTCTTTCCTGACGAACCCATTTCTGAAATTATTACCATTTCACCTTATAAATTCTGGTTAGCTATTGTAGCGGTATCAGCTATATCCTATTTGAGTTATTTGCTAAAAAAGTTTGTTTTTCCAAATTCAGGAATTGTGCTCACTGGAATATTAGGCGGGTTGTATAGCAGTACAGCCACGACATTCATATTAGCAAGGAAAAGCAAGGAACTAGATGAAGATTATAAAATAAGTGCGGCCATTATTCTAGCAACAACAATGATGTTTATTCGGATTTTCATTCTTGCTCTTTTGTTCAACAAGGCAATTGCTCTAATTCTAGCGCCTTCATTTGCTGTTTTCACAATCGCATCTACAATAATAGCACTCTACTACTTACGATTAGATAAAATAAAGAACAAAGACAATAAGAAATCCTATTCCATAGAATCCAATTCAAATCCACTCGAAATTAAAACTGCTTTTATATTTGGTGTACTTTTTATTGTTTTTGCTATGCTGACCGGATATGTAAACACAAACTATGGAACGGAAGGAATTAAAATTCTTTCTTTCGTGGTAGGTGTTACCGATATTGACCCCTTTATAATTAATATTTTTCAAGGGAAATGGAATATCTCTAACGGTGTAATTGCAATGGCTGTCATCAACGCTGTAACGAGCAATAATCTTTTGAAAATGATATACGGGATTTCATTATCAAAAAAAACCATTCGCAAACCACTACTAATAGGGTTTAGTATTCTTGTAGTCATTGGACTCCTTACTTCTATAGTATATTTAAATTTTTAG
- a CDS encoding TIGR00730 family Rossman fold protein: protein MRLEDFDNDEEKVIQDSLKQKTWNEIRTNDSWAIFKIMAEFVNGYENMGRIGPCVTIFGSARTLAEDPFYQLAENIAFKISQAGYGVITGGGPGIMEAGNKGAHLGGGPSVGLNIVLPFEQHFNPYIDSDKNLNFDYFFVRKVMFVKYSQGFVVMPGGFGTMDELFEALTLIQTKKIAKFPIILVGTHFWTGLVDWIKTVLIEGEKTVSPEDMNLIKIVDTADEVVTVLDTFYKKYNLKPNF, encoded by the coding sequence ATGAGACTTGAAGATTTTGACAATGACGAAGAAAAAGTAATCCAAGATAGTTTAAAACAAAAAACTTGGAATGAAATACGAACCAATGACAGTTGGGCAATTTTTAAGATAATGGCCGAATTTGTCAATGGGTATGAAAACATGGGACGAATTGGTCCTTGTGTTACAATTTTTGGATCCGCGAGAACCTTAGCTGAAGATCCTTTTTATCAACTAGCCGAAAACATAGCTTTTAAAATAAGTCAGGCTGGTTATGGGGTTATTACTGGTGGTGGACCTGGAATTATGGAAGCGGGTAACAAAGGAGCGCATTTAGGCGGTGGTCCTTCTGTGGGACTGAATATTGTCTTACCATTTGAGCAACATTTCAACCCTTATATTGACTCGGACAAGAATTTAAATTTTGATTATTTCTTTGTCCGCAAAGTAATGTTTGTAAAATATTCGCAGGGTTTTGTCGTGATGCCTGGTGGTTTTGGTACCATGGATGAATTATTTGAAGCTTTAACATTAATTCAGACTAAAAAAATCGCCAAGTTTCCTATTATACTTGTCGGAACACATTTTTGGACAGGATTAGTAGATTGGATTAAAACCGTTTTAATTGAAGGTGAAAAAACCGTAAGTCCAGAAGATATGAATTTAATTAAAATTGTAGACACTGCTGATGAAGTTGTTACTGTTTTAGATACTTTCTATAAAAAATACAATTTGAAACCCAATTTTTAA